One window from the genome of Bradyrhizobium xenonodulans encodes:
- a CDS encoding amino acid synthesis family protein, translated as MSAIIRKIVTVVEETQMEMGRQVSPPTRRAAAIAVIENPFAGTYVEDLSPLIAIGEELGELLSKRAVAALGIDGAKAQSYGKAAAVGENGELEHAAAILHPKMGAPVRKVLSKGAALIPSSKKRSGPGTTLDIPLGHKDAAFVRSHFDGMEVQINDAPRANEIMVAVAVTDSGRPLPRVGGLTVAEIKGEDGLR; from the coding sequence ATGAGCGCGATCATCCGCAAGATCGTCACCGTCGTCGAAGAGACGCAGATGGAGATGGGCCGCCAGGTCTCGCCGCCGACCCGGCGCGCGGCTGCGATTGCCGTGATCGAAAATCCCTTTGCAGGGACGTATGTCGAGGATCTCTCGCCCCTGATCGCGATCGGCGAGGAGCTCGGCGAGCTCCTGTCGAAGCGCGCGGTGGCCGCGCTCGGCATCGACGGTGCGAAGGCGCAGAGCTATGGCAAGGCAGCCGCCGTCGGCGAGAATGGCGAGCTGGAGCACGCCGCTGCGATCCTGCACCCGAAGATGGGTGCACCGGTGCGGAAAGTGCTGAGCAAGGGCGCGGCGCTGATCCCGTCGTCGAAGAAGCGCAGCGGCCCCGGCACGACGCTCGACATTCCGCTCGGCCACAAGGACGCGGCCTTCGTGCGCAGCCATTTCGACGGCATGGAAGTCCAGATCAACGACGCGCCGCGCGCCAACGAGATCATGGTCGCGGTCGCCGTCACCGACAGCGGCCGTCCGCTGCCGCGTGTCGGAGGCCTGACCGTTGCGGAGATCAAGGGCGAAGACGGTTTGAGATAG
- a CDS encoding (2Fe-2S)-binding protein, with the protein MTQTPIRLTVNGRIHEITAARDTPLLYVLRNDLALNGPKYGCGLGECGSCTVLIDGAAARSCVFPIGGCAGRDIVTLEGLGTRDKPDVVQQAFIDEQAAQCGYCLNGMIMTTKALLAINPQPTEQEALAALRYNLCRCGTHIEILRAVMRASGQLAEAGD; encoded by the coding sequence ATGACGCAGACACCGATCCGCCTCACCGTGAACGGCAGGATCCACGAGATCACAGCGGCGCGCGACACGCCGCTGCTCTACGTCCTGCGTAACGATCTCGCGCTCAACGGACCGAAATATGGATGCGGCCTGGGGGAATGCGGCAGCTGCACTGTCCTGATTGACGGTGCGGCCGCGCGCTCCTGCGTGTTTCCCATTGGCGGCTGCGCTGGGCGCGACATCGTGACGCTCGAAGGGCTCGGCACGCGCGACAAGCCCGATGTCGTGCAGCAGGCCTTCATCGACGAGCAGGCCGCACAATGCGGCTACTGCCTCAACGGCATGATCATGACCACCAAGGCGCTGCTCGCGATCAACCCGCAGCCCACGGAGCAGGAGGCGCTGGCAGCGCTGCGCTACAATCTCTGCCGCTGCGGCACCCATATCGAAATCCTGCGCGCCGTGATGCGGGCGTCGGGCCAGCTCGCCGAGGCCGGTGATTGA
- a CDS encoding 6-hydroxynicotinate reductase, whose protein sequence is MVMETTSAAIDKIRCDACPVMCYIKPGAAGACDRYANHDGKLVRVDPHVILERTVSHGGKLVPFSRTEDWDGKIVHEPSTFVTAIGAGTTYPDYKPAPFIVSAEVDGVDMVTVVTEGIFSYCGIKVKIDTDRYLGPETATVRAQGEAVGHVTTSEYGSQMLSLGGVHHLTGGSKKEGRVTCDTLMDLANCKPVELTIDGGASVVVQAGQPPIVNGVKEERMRVGCGSATIGMFAKQWHGKVDEVVVVDDHITGVLSEHQAGKLLDIADTGIKMKGRRSTPGRYFQVADPGTGWGGTNISDPLAILGPFDKKEAKAGLSMLMVSTTGEHSSYYVLDEALNPVATEMPADLKFSVERIQENCEPALCTVLFMAGAGGSLRAGVTDNPVRLTRSVKDALTRVTSGGAPVYVWPGGGITYMVDVTQMPAGAFGYVPTPALVAPIEFTMKLSDYAALGGHMDYVKPLAEVQNGDDVRQLPWQNPIPGPRA, encoded by the coding sequence ATGGTGATGGAAACAACGAGCGCTGCCATCGACAAGATCCGCTGCGATGCCTGTCCGGTGATGTGCTACATCAAGCCGGGCGCGGCGGGCGCTTGCGATCGCTACGCCAATCACGACGGCAAGCTGGTCCGCGTCGATCCGCATGTGATCCTGGAGCGCACGGTCTCGCATGGCGGCAAGCTCGTCCCGTTCAGCCGCACCGAAGACTGGGACGGCAAGATCGTCCACGAACCCTCAACCTTTGTCACGGCGATCGGCGCGGGCACGACCTATCCCGATTACAAGCCGGCCCCGTTCATCGTCTCTGCGGAGGTCGATGGTGTCGACATGGTGACCGTGGTCACCGAGGGCATCTTCTCCTATTGCGGCATCAAGGTGAAGATCGATACCGACCGCTATCTCGGGCCGGAAACCGCGACCGTCCGCGCGCAGGGCGAGGCCGTCGGCCACGTCACGACCAGCGAATACGGCTCGCAGATGCTGTCGCTCGGCGGCGTGCATCATCTCACCGGCGGCTCCAAGAAGGAGGGCCGCGTCACCTGCGACACGCTGATGGACCTCGCCAATTGCAAGCCGGTGGAACTGACCATCGACGGCGGCGCCAGCGTGGTGGTGCAGGCCGGGCAGCCGCCGATCGTCAACGGCGTGAAGGAAGAGCGCATGCGGGTCGGCTGCGGCTCGGCGACGATCGGCATGTTCGCCAAGCAATGGCACGGCAAGGTCGACGAGGTCGTCGTGGTCGACGACCACATCACGGGCGTGCTCAGCGAGCATCAGGCCGGCAAGCTGCTCGACATCGCGGACACCGGCATCAAGATGAAGGGGCGGCGCTCGACGCCCGGCCGCTATTTCCAGGTCGCCGATCCCGGCACGGGGTGGGGCGGCACCAACATTTCCGATCCGCTCGCGATCCTCGGTCCTTTCGACAAGAAGGAGGCGAAGGCCGGCCTGTCGATGTTGATGGTCTCCACGACCGGCGAGCATTCGTCCTATTACGTGCTCGACGAAGCCTTGAATCCAGTCGCGACCGAGATGCCGGCCGACCTGAAGTTTTCGGTCGAGCGTATCCAGGAAAATTGCGAGCCGGCGCTGTGCACGGTGCTGTTCATGGCGGGTGCCGGCGGCTCGCTGCGCGCGGGCGTCACCGATAATCCGGTGCGGCTGACGCGCTCGGTGAAGGATGCGTTGACGCGCGTCACCAGCGGCGGCGCGCCCGTCTATGTCTGGCCGGGCGGCGGCATCACCTACATGGTCGACGTGACGCAGATGCCGGCGGGTGCGTTCGGCTATGTGCCGACGCCGGCGCTGGTCGCGCCGATCGAATTCACGATGAAGCTGTCCGACTACGCCGCGCTCGGCGGGCACATGGATTATGTGAAGCCGCTGGCCGAAGTGCAGAATGGCGACGATGTTCGCCAGTTGCCCTGGCAGAATCCGATTCCGGGACCGCGGGCATGA
- a CDS encoding UPF0280 family protein: MTRLPQIALLSDGRRLHLQDGPIDLIIEARGPVDEVRAAYEAAAHRFTGLLDELCAELLELRMAAEKRTALKGVVARRMHAAVVPYASDGFITPMAAVAGSVAEEILGAMLGAATLDQAYVNNGGDIALHLGRGEHFTVGLMDRPDRDGVMRTLRIDADDPVRGIATSGRHGRSFSLGIADAVTVLAARASQADAAATVIANAVDLPGHSAIIRHPANELQPDSDLGARLVTRGVGELSQNEIAAALESGSECARQLFDRGLIEGAVLQLCGDMLVIGPKDIERQRSRPLVLENAVA, translated from the coding sequence ATGACGAGGCTCCCGCAAATCGCATTGCTGTCAGATGGCCGGCGGCTGCATTTGCAGGATGGACCGATTGACCTGATCATCGAGGCAAGGGGGCCTGTGGACGAAGTGCGTGCGGCCTATGAGGCTGCGGCGCACCGTTTCACCGGTCTGCTCGATGAGCTCTGCGCGGAATTGCTCGAACTGCGCATGGCCGCTGAGAAGCGGACCGCACTGAAAGGCGTGGTCGCGCGTCGCATGCACGCCGCTGTCGTGCCTTATGCGTCTGATGGCTTCATCACGCCAATGGCGGCGGTTGCCGGCAGCGTGGCGGAGGAGATTCTCGGTGCGATGCTCGGGGCTGCGACGCTCGATCAAGCCTATGTCAACAATGGCGGCGACATCGCGCTGCATCTCGGTCGGGGTGAGCATTTCACGGTTGGCCTGATGGATCGCCCTGACCGCGACGGCGTGATGCGGACGTTACGGATCGATGCGGATGATCCCGTGCGCGGCATCGCGACCAGCGGACGCCACGGCCGGAGCTTTTCCCTCGGCATTGCCGATGCCGTGACGGTGCTGGCGGCGAGGGCCTCGCAGGCCGATGCGGCCGCGACGGTCATCGCCAACGCCGTCGATCTGCCCGGGCATTCCGCCATCATTCGGCACCCCGCGAACGAGCTTCAGCCCGATAGCGATCTCGGCGCGCGTCTTGTCACCCGCGGCGTCGGTGAATTGTCGCAGAACGAGATCGCGGCCGCGCTGGAATCTGGCTCGGAATGTGCACGGCAATTGTTCGATCGCGGATTGATCGAGGGTGCCGTGTTGCAGCTTTGCGGTGATATGCTTGTCATCGGACCGAAAGATATTGAACGGCAGCGATCGCGCCCACTTGTGCTGGAGAATGCGGTTGCCTGA